From one Peredibacter starrii genomic stretch:
- a CDS encoding protein-glutamine glutaminase family protein, which translates to MKTVMPLMFFFLFSFSAFADEFTSRVELIEEGEGNLPHLIKLENGRVVFLDEEERELITDFEDSQRNGDYLEVVVDNTNSFVSAETVENENSVSPEEVKTAPNFSYDPTVLGSYSEANSIFSRMRRNYQNESQCYNRAHIWAYEEYKRSNLNSMKLFLFFTNRYIRNYRYQWWFHVSPMVLVNEGGASVERVLDRRYTTTPRFVNSWTNIFIYSGRKCPVVQKYNDYRNNQEKEDCYLIPVSMYFWQPRDIVSRDNNGYEKKSFIKSEVDWAYWEAF; encoded by the coding sequence ATGAAAACTGTCATGCCTCTGATGTTCTTCTTCTTATTTTCATTCTCGGCCTTTGCAGATGAATTCACCAGTCGGGTCGAGCTGATTGAAGAAGGTGAAGGAAATTTACCACACTTGATTAAACTTGAGAATGGGCGCGTGGTCTTTCTGGACGAAGAAGAACGAGAGTTAATAACAGACTTTGAAGACAGTCAAAGAAATGGCGATTACCTGGAAGTCGTGGTGGATAATACTAATAGTTTTGTAAGTGCTGAAACTGTTGAGAATGAAAATTCGGTCTCCCCTGAAGAGGTAAAAACAGCGCCAAATTTTTCTTACGATCCCACTGTCCTGGGAAGTTACTCTGAGGCAAATAGCATTTTCTCACGCATGAGAAGAAACTATCAGAATGAATCTCAGTGCTATAACCGTGCTCATATCTGGGCCTATGAAGAATATAAACGTTCGAACTTAAACTCCATGAAGCTCTTTTTGTTCTTCACTAATCGTTACATTCGTAACTATCGATACCAATGGTGGTTTCATGTTTCACCGATGGTTTTAGTGAATGAAGGAGGAGCATCAGTAGAAAGAGTTTTGGATCGCCGTTATACCACTACACCACGTTTCGTGAATTCGTGGACGAATATCTTTATCTATAGCGGACGCAAATGTCCTGTTGTACAAAAATACAACGATTACCGGAATAATCAGGAGAAAGAGGATTGTTACCTGATTCCGGTGAGTATGTACTTCTGGCAACCGCGAGATATCGTTAGTCGTGACAATAATGGTTACGAGAAAAAATCATTCATTAAGTCTGAAGTCGATTGGGCATATTGGGAGGCCTTTTAA
- a CDS encoding MBL fold metallo-hydrolase has product MALIKKSHPKNVPGPLFVDTTCIDCGTCFHLGPDLFRENHDDKSVVMKQPESKDDWQRAKQAILSCPTNSIGVQNAPEIFKQLGAGLPLHIADAVYYLGYTSRNSFGASSYLIKREEGNVLVDSPRYHPWLVQELEKLGGVRKMFLSHQDDVADHKLFCAHFKCERIIHEDEVTSDTANVETILKGEDDIQLAADLSVIMTPGHTKGSMCLLYKNKFLFTGDHLFVDTAHHILLASKGVCWYSWDEQIRSVEKLLKKNYEWILPGHGGWGQFSQSHAALQALIKEMKFRNL; this is encoded by the coding sequence ATGGCCTTAATTAAAAAGTCACATCCAAAAAATGTTCCCGGACCTTTGTTCGTCGATACCACTTGTATTGATTGTGGGACTTGTTTTCATCTGGGACCAGATCTCTTTCGGGAAAACCACGATGATAAATCGGTGGTGATGAAGCAACCAGAATCAAAGGATGATTGGCAAAGGGCCAAGCAGGCGATTCTTTCTTGTCCCACCAATTCCATTGGGGTTCAAAACGCTCCTGAAATTTTCAAACAATTAGGTGCTGGTCTTCCGCTCCACATTGCGGATGCCGTTTACTATCTCGGTTATACGTCTCGAAATTCTTTTGGGGCCTCAAGCTACCTGATTAAACGAGAAGAGGGGAATGTCCTGGTAGATTCACCTCGCTATCATCCGTGGCTTGTGCAGGAACTGGAAAAGCTTGGTGGAGTTCGTAAAATGTTTCTCTCTCACCAAGATGATGTAGCCGATCATAAACTCTTCTGCGCTCATTTTAAGTGCGAAAGAATCATTCATGAAGATGAGGTGACCTCGGACACTGCAAATGTCGAAACCATTCTTAAAGGTGAGGACGACATCCAGTTAGCAGCAGACCTGTCTGTTATTATGACGCCGGGCCATACTAAAGGCTCCATGTGTCTACTTTATAAAAATAAATTTCTCTTCACCGGAGATCACCTCTTTGTTGATACTGCCCATCATATTCTGTTAGCGTCAAAAGGGGTTTGCTGGTACTCCTGGGACGAGCAGATTCGGTCAGTTGAGAAACTTCTTAAGAAAAATTATGAATGGATTCTTCCAGGGCATGGAGGGTGGGGACAGTTTTCGCAATCTCACGCAGCACTTCAAGCACTCATCAAAGAAATGAAATTCAGAAATCTTTAG
- a CDS encoding sensor histidine kinase, with translation MHDHHHNHVLVILSIIIAIVSSYIALDLANSFAYARRRHRWGWLLGGSFALGVGIWSMHFVGMLAFSLPGIEIAYDVPLMVLSIVVAIGASALALYIVSLETSSLITKVGGGLAMGVAIAGMHYIGIASMRMSAIIHWDMFWVILSIVIAVVSSFIALFLAFKLKNDFSRNGFLLRGCGGIFMGFGISGMHYAGMFGMHFVPVEEATENSYQLLASDGLLVAVLLATTLVLGIAIWASAIDRSMNQKIAMTEVLEGAIISRDNFLSVASHELRTPLTSIKLQTQLLMRYIEKAGMNGDMSHYIQKMLNQTDHSVERLSRLVDDMLDISRIQTNKLSLEVEEFDLSQMVQDIVEGLTPHLAERNCSVTFKTTGPIVGRWDKFRLEQVVTNLLTNAGRYGSGKPIEVWVNRNGNEAQIHVKDYGSGIAKDDQERIFQRFERANADISGLGLGLFIAREILKMHNGQIFVESELNKGAEFIVSLPLSL, from the coding sequence ATGCACGATCATCACCACAATCATGTTCTGGTCATACTCTCAATTATTATTGCGATTGTTTCTTCCTATATTGCTCTCGATCTCGCTAACTCATTTGCCTACGCCAGAAGACGTCATCGGTGGGGATGGCTCCTCGGAGGTTCATTTGCACTGGGGGTCGGCATCTGGAGTATGCATTTTGTCGGTATGCTGGCCTTTAGTTTACCGGGAATTGAAATTGCCTACGATGTTCCCTTGATGGTGCTCTCCATTGTGGTGGCCATCGGTGCTTCGGCCTTGGCCCTTTATATTGTGAGTCTCGAAACTTCGAGCCTGATTACAAAGGTCGGAGGAGGTCTGGCCATGGGTGTGGCGATCGCGGGCATGCACTACATTGGTATTGCGTCTATGCGTATGTCGGCCATCATTCACTGGGACATGTTTTGGGTCATCCTTTCAATTGTTATCGCAGTGGTTTCTTCTTTCATTGCACTCTTTCTTGCCTTCAAACTTAAAAACGATTTTAGCCGAAATGGATTTCTTCTTCGTGGATGCGGTGGGATCTTCATGGGATTTGGTATCTCTGGTATGCATTACGCAGGCATGTTCGGCATGCATTTTGTGCCCGTGGAAGAGGCGACTGAAAATTCATATCAGTTACTTGCTTCAGATGGTCTTTTGGTCGCGGTCTTGCTCGCCACGACTTTAGTTCTGGGAATTGCTATATGGGCCTCCGCGATTGATCGCTCAATGAATCAAAAAATTGCCATGACTGAAGTCCTGGAGGGCGCCATTATTTCTCGTGATAACTTTCTATCAGTTGCTTCTCATGAACTTCGCACTCCCTTGACCTCAATTAAACTTCAGACTCAACTTCTCATGCGTTACATCGAGAAGGCAGGTATGAATGGAGACATGTCTCACTACATTCAAAAGATGCTCAATCAAACTGATCACAGCGTTGAACGACTATCGCGCTTAGTGGATGACATGCTCGACATCTCTCGCATCCAGACCAATAAGTTAAGCCTTGAAGTGGAGGAGTTTGATCTCTCTCAAATGGTTCAAGACATCGTGGAAGGTCTGACTCCACATCTTGCAGAAAGAAATTGTTCTGTGACATTTAAAACCACCGGACCAATTGTGGGAAGATGGGATAAATTTCGTTTAGAGCAAGTGGTAACAAATCTTTTAACCAATGCCGGCCGCTATGGAAGCGGGAAGCCCATTGAAGTCTGGGTCAATCGCAATGGTAACGAGGCCCAGATCCATGTTAAGGATTATGGTTCGGGGATTGCCAAGGATGATCAGGAACGTATTTTTCAGCGCTTTGAACGGGCCAATGCGGACATTTCGGGGTTAGGTCTGGGTCTTTTCATCGCCCGGGAAATCCTCAAAATGCATAACGGACAGATTTTTGTAGAGAGTGAGTTAAATAAAGGGGCCGAGTTTATTGTCAGTCTGCCTCTGTCCTTGTAG
- a CDS encoding RNA-binding S4 domain-containing protein, giving the protein MKEFNLEGSEFIPLCDLMKITDLTGSGAEAKHLIAEGKVKVDGQVELRKRCKIRSGQVVDFQGEKVKVI; this is encoded by the coding sequence ATGAAAGAATTCAATTTAGAAGGTTCAGAGTTTATTCCTCTTTGTGATCTTATGAAGATCACTGATCTAACAGGCTCCGGAGCAGAGGCGAAACACCTTATTGCTGAAGGTAAAGTTAAAGTCGATGGTCAGGTTGAGCTTCGCAAGCGTTGCAAGATCCGCTCGGGCCAGGTCGTAGATTTTCAGGGCGAAAAAGTAAAAGTCATCTGA
- a CDS encoding coiled-coil domain-containing protein, translating to MKSKTILVLACLVSAPVFAQSLPDEINFGPYETRYRTLEKEVAAAQAQLNSSRTSLQEAQRFISEMTQHLSDLHDQIQAAEEEIAALEIEIPQLERRISTLQNERSRAENEIRNLQYQQSQLESRYNQAIREMRPLEDAIARKEQRYRELHSERTQLQRQESEAESRLRRANSEAQQIDRAVNEEYQKKKQMEQELAGAQTRISSLESEIARSESTVNSLNASLGSERGKLASLESRVQEYQAQVNSLRAAGAPAAEIQDAERRLGAATNARNNTANDIRRMEGEINRAQAQVRTQRSQLDEARRNQAALPGRIAQAQGRIDKLSVERRQVKDEMDRSERQLAQVRTAQAMNANIMASVQQELANHQADLQRQRQYADSIARDAQNVRSQIESLSNHSRNLSSQIAQASERVRSNQATIPRLQAGIRADEKEIAEGEADLARARTDERTFTQAVAKDEIKLADLTRSRDSAQNEMSTRRDLYQRYLTEAEALGAGQAETGTTLGRAEGSRLSSALAKQNGMAVGQEMGRAEARYWGSVRGEIQGYDLGYSEGLASIEDRTRAIEEASLKAAQDAELFAQRNFKPVFFEEFVQAEFKKPMMAALKSLQMIRGSVALEGARESVGPLSPSELARSEELKTPLDASIVTAAKDVKAVEARALRISEPEVAFQVPTKIPFGTVACAQVYKGLAVFKAACEGSYKGTFANNYVTAAREEFGQSYQRQFQSEFDAADVSQREASFPQELSEASKIGRAEGTRIGKIEIYQRTYESTYKSSYEVEIVKAKEKSKGDASRELQEYLRVKPLLTVDSTALAAENFRGGEEISIVGKVKNVAAVPLNGPVMVRVTEVVNAQKIDGEVTLNSAPALSLADLPALKLKVNDSARAGEKVIVRGVVELPGDLYRAIRQEKFELVQTLSANPAHDLGMNYNKTPDIKGVFRRNIHFMSVKVSPKIEEIKDGYEVVLKAVGENATLVDQNETSLKTGGILQGAAKEVRFSYSFKDAAKGKTINLELSVIYSGKVLKKEAIVLLPH from the coding sequence ATGAAGTCCAAAACAATCTTGGTCCTCGCATGTCTTGTTTCTGCACCAGTCTTCGCTCAAAGTCTTCCGGATGAAATTAACTTTGGACCCTATGAGACTCGTTATAGGACCCTCGAAAAAGAAGTGGCGGCGGCACAGGCCCAGCTAAATAGTTCTCGTACTTCACTTCAAGAGGCCCAGCGTTTTATCTCTGAGATGACCCAGCACCTTTCTGATCTTCATGATCAGATCCAGGCGGCAGAGGAAGAGATTGCGGCACTGGAAATCGAAATTCCTCAATTAGAGCGTAGAATTTCAACCCTTCAAAATGAACGCTCCCGCGCAGAAAACGAAATCCGAAATCTTCAATACCAACAATCACAATTAGAATCTCGATATAACCAGGCCATTCGCGAGATGCGACCGCTTGAAGACGCCATTGCTCGTAAAGAGCAGCGCTATCGTGAACTTCATTCTGAAAGGACACAACTTCAGCGTCAGGAGAGTGAAGCAGAGTCTCGACTTCGCCGAGCAAATTCTGAGGCCCAACAAATTGATAGGGCCGTGAATGAAGAATATCAGAAGAAAAAACAGATGGAGCAAGAACTGGCCGGTGCTCAAACTAGAATCAGCTCTTTAGAATCTGAAATTGCTCGCTCTGAATCTACAGTTAATTCTCTGAACGCGAGTCTTGGTTCTGAACGTGGAAAACTCGCTTCGCTTGAGAGTCGAGTTCAGGAGTATCAGGCACAAGTAAATAGTCTTCGTGCGGCGGGTGCACCAGCTGCAGAAATTCAGGACGCGGAAAGAAGATTGGGAGCGGCCACTAATGCCCGCAACAATACCGCTAATGACATCAGAAGAATGGAAGGGGAAATCAACCGTGCGCAAGCACAAGTGAGAACGCAGAGATCTCAACTGGATGAAGCAAGACGCAACCAGGCCGCTTTACCGGGAAGAATTGCCCAGGCACAAGGCCGCATCGATAAATTATCAGTTGAACGTCGACAGGTGAAAGACGAAATGGATCGCAGTGAAAGACAACTGGCCCAAGTTCGTACTGCTCAGGCGATGAACGCTAATATCATGGCAAGTGTTCAACAAGAGCTGGCCAATCACCAGGCGGATCTTCAGCGTCAACGTCAGTATGCTGATAGCATTGCTCGTGATGCTCAAAATGTTCGCTCTCAAATTGAGAGTCTTTCTAATCATAGTAGAAACCTAAGCTCGCAAATTGCCCAGGCCTCAGAGAGAGTTCGTAGCAACCAGGCGACGATTCCTCGTTTACAGGCGGGTATTCGTGCGGATGAAAAAGAGATTGCTGAAGGTGAGGCGGATCTGGCCCGTGCGCGTACAGACGAGAGAACTTTCACTCAGGCAGTGGCAAAAGATGAAATCAAATTGGCCGATCTCACTCGTTCACGTGATTCTGCTCAAAATGAAATGAGCACTCGTCGAGATCTCTATCAAAGATACTTAACTGAGGCCGAGGCACTTGGTGCCGGACAGGCGGAAACGGGAACAACTCTGGGACGTGCAGAAGGCTCTCGTCTTTCATCCGCCCTTGCAAAACAAAATGGTATGGCCGTGGGGCAAGAGATGGGTCGCGCTGAGGCCCGTTACTGGGGAAGTGTTCGTGGAGAAATTCAAGGTTATGATCTTGGTTACTCCGAGGGACTGGCCTCAATCGAAGACCGCACACGCGCAATTGAAGAGGCGAGCCTTAAGGCCGCTCAGGACGCTGAACTATTTGCTCAAAGAAACTTTAAGCCAGTTTTCTTTGAAGAGTTTGTACAAGCTGAATTTAAAAAACCAATGATGGCCGCTTTAAAGTCCCTTCAAATGATTCGTGGAAGTGTCGCTCTTGAAGGTGCTCGTGAAAGTGTTGGGCCACTTTCTCCATCGGAACTAGCACGTAGTGAAGAACTAAAAACTCCGCTGGATGCTTCAATTGTAACGGCCGCAAAAGATGTAAAAGCTGTTGAGGCCCGGGCCCTCCGAATCTCTGAACCGGAAGTGGCATTCCAGGTTCCAACCAAAATACCGTTTGGAACAGTTGCTTGTGCCCAAGTCTATAAAGGACTGGCTGTTTTTAAGGCCGCTTGTGAAGGCTCATATAAGGGCACATTCGCAAATAATTATGTGACTGCCGCTCGTGAAGAGTTTGGCCAGTCCTATCAGCGTCAGTTTCAATCAGAGTTTGATGCAGCAGATGTTTCACAAAGAGAAGCAAGTTTTCCCCAAGAGCTCTCAGAGGCCTCAAAGATTGGTCGAGCTGAAGGAACTCGTATCGGTAAAATCGAAATCTACCAGCGTACATATGAGTCCACTTACAAATCTTCGTATGAAGTTGAAATCGTTAAGGCCAAAGAGAAGTCAAAAGGGGACGCCTCTCGAGAACTTCAAGAGTACTTGAGAGTAAAACCACTCCTGACAGTGGACTCAACTGCCTTAGCAGCTGAAAACTTCCGCGGTGGGGAAGAGATTTCAATCGTTGGTAAAGTTAAAAACGTGGCCGCGGTTCCTTTAAATGGTCCGGTGATGGTGAGAGTTACTGAAGTTGTGAATGCTCAAAAAATTGATGGGGAAGTGACTCTTAATTCTGCCCCTGCCTTGTCGCTGGCCGATCTTCCGGCCTTGAAATTGAAAGTAAATGACTCTGCTCGCGCCGGTGAAAAAGTAATTGTTCGAGGGGTTGTTGAACTTCCGGGGGATTTATACCGAGCCATCCGTCAGGAGAAGTTTGAGTTAGTGCAGACCCTTAGTGCAAATCCGGCCCATGATCTTGGAATGAATTACAATAAAACTCCGGACATTAAAGGTGTTTTCCGCCGTAACATTCACTTCATGAGTGTTAAGGTCTCACCAAAGATAGAAGAGATTAAAGACGGCTATGAAGTGGTTTTAAAGGCCGTGGGTGAGAATGCTACACTGGTTGATCAAAATGAGACCTCACTTAAAACAGGTGGCATTCTACAGGGTGCTGCCAAAGAAGTTCGCTTCTCTTACAGCTTTAAAGATGCTGCGAAAGGGAAAACAATCAATCTGGAGCTGTCGGTTATTTATTCTGGTAAAGTGTTGAAGAAAGAAGCAATTGTTCTTCTCCCTCACTAA
- a CDS encoding DUF3606 domain-containing protein has translation MTEPQKVIDDRKINVMEAWDVMYWCDELNLRADELKDIVRQVGPGVHDVRLHLAKKLLINWPVTY, from the coding sequence ATGACTGAACCACAGAAAGTTATTGATGACCGTAAGATTAATGTCATGGAGGCCTGGGACGTCATGTATTGGTGTGACGAACTAAACCTTAGGGCCGATGAATTAAAGGATATTGTGAGACAGGTAGGACCAGGAGTTCATGATGTGAGACTTCATCTCGCAAAAAAGCTTCTCATTAACTGGCCCGTGACTTACTAA
- a CDS encoding CBS domain-containing protein encodes MQVSEVMHKGVSTVQIHDSIKKVAALMKREDIGAVPVYKNERPVGFVTDRDIVVSCVAHGHATDDPISHAMTRDIVFVREGDDITMATKIMRENQISRLLVVNESEQPVGMLTLQDLTKYSNDQNLKAETITEIKR; translated from the coding sequence ATGCAAGTTTCAGAAGTTATGCACAAAGGAGTCAGTACCGTACAGATTCATGACTCCATCAAAAAGGTCGCGGCCTTAATGAAACGTGAAGATATCGGTGCGGTCCCAGTATATAAGAACGAACGACCAGTAGGATTCGTAACAGATAGAGATATTGTCGTGAGTTGCGTTGCCCATGGGCACGCCACTGACGATCCCATCTCTCACGCCATGACCCGCGACATTGTTTTTGTACGTGAAGGTGATGACATAACAATGGCCACAAAAATCATGCGTGAGAACCAAATCTCCCGTCTGTTAGTGGTCAATGAAAGCGAACAGCCAGTGGGAATGCTCACACTTCAGGATCTCACTAAATATAGTAATGACCAAAATCTTAAGGCCGAAACCATCACGGAAATCAAAAGGTAA